The following are encoded together in the Blautia obeum ATCC 29174 genome:
- the atpC gene encoding ATP synthase F1 subunit epsilon, with product MSTFSLRIGTPDGLLFEGDVERVVCRSIGGDIAILARHCNFCTALGMGEASVVMADGNRRTAACIGGMLSVMNGTCRLLATTWEWKEDIDVERAQAAKKRAEEMIAKGGLTDQEYKMASAKLQRALVRLSVKK from the coding sequence ATGAGTACCTTCTCTTTACGGATCGGAACACCGGACGGGCTGCTTTTTGAGGGCGATGTGGAACGTGTGGTCTGCAGAAGTATCGGCGGTGATATCGCGATTCTTGCAAGACACTGTAACTTTTGTACTGCTCTTGGAATGGGGGAAGCCAGTGTCGTCATGGCAGATGGAAACAGACGAACTGCGGCCTGTATTGGAGGGATGCTTTCTGTTATGAACGGCACCTGTCGTCTTCTCGCGACCACCTGGGAGTGGAAGGAAGATATTGACGTAGAGCGTGCGCAGGCAGCTAAGAAACGCGCTGAAGAAATGATTGCCAAAGGCGGTCTTACTGACCAGGAATACAAAATGGCATCTGCAAAACTGCAGAGAGCATTGGTGCGTCTGAGTGTAAAAAAATAA
- the atpD gene encoding F0F1 ATP synthase subunit beta — protein sequence MSEKHIGEVVQVIGPVLDIRFAHDELPALLNAIEIESNGAKLTAEVAQQIGDDVVRCIAMNSTDGLVRGTKAVDTGGPITVPVGDACLGRVFNLLGDPVDNKPAPEAKERWSIHRPAPSYEEQMPATEILETGIKVVDLICPYAKGGKIGLFGGAGVGKTVLIMELIHNVATAHGGLSVFTGVGERTREGNDLYNEMKESGVIDKTALVYGQMNEPPGARMRVGLSGLTMAEYFRDEKNQDVLLFIDNIFRFTQAGSEVSALLGRMPSAVGYQPTLATEMGNLQERITSTRKGSITSVQAVYVPADDLTDPAPATTFSHLDATTVLSREISSQGIYPAVDPLDSTSRILSPEIVGKEHYEIARSVQRVLQRYKELQDIIAIMGMDELSEEDKRTVSRARKVQRYLSQSFSVAEQFTGMPGKYVPLKETLRGFKMILDGECDDIPESYFLFAGTIDEVFEKAKKQ from the coding sequence ATGAGTGAAAAACACATTGGCGAAGTAGTACAGGTCATCGGTCCGGTTCTGGATATCCGCTTTGCGCACGATGAACTCCCGGCTCTTCTCAATGCCATAGAAATAGAATCAAACGGCGCAAAGCTGACGGCCGAAGTAGCACAGCAGATTGGTGATGATGTCGTAAGGTGTATTGCCATGAACTCTACCGATGGTCTTGTCCGGGGCACGAAGGCAGTAGATACCGGCGGCCCGATCACAGTTCCGGTAGGAGATGCCTGCCTGGGACGAGTATTTAACCTTCTTGGAGATCCGGTAGATAACAAACCAGCTCCGGAGGCGAAGGAGCGCTGGTCTATCCATCGTCCGGCTCCTTCTTATGAGGAACAGATGCCGGCTACAGAAATTCTGGAAACCGGTATCAAAGTCGTAGACCTGATCTGCCCATACGCAAAGGGTGGTAAGATTGGTCTGTTCGGTGGCGCAGGTGTAGGAAAAACAGTTCTGATCATGGAATTGATCCACAACGTAGCTACCGCTCACGGCGGTCTGTCTGTATTCACAGGTGTTGGAGAACGTACCCGTGAGGGAAATGACCTTTATAATGAAATGAAAGAAAGTGGGGTTATCGATAAGACGGCCCTGGTTTATGGTCAGATGAATGAGCCACCAGGAGCACGTATGCGTGTCGGACTTTCAGGGCTTACCATGGCGGAGTACTTCCGTGATGAGAAGAACCAGGATGTGCTTCTCTTTATCGACAATATCTTCCGTTTTACACAGGCTGGTTCTGAGGTATCTGCACTTCTTGGACGTATGCCGTCTGCAGTGGGATATCAGCCGACACTGGCAACTGAAATGGGTAACTTGCAGGAGCGAATCACTTCTACACGTAAGGGTTCCATTACATCCGTACAGGCTGTTTATGTGCCTGCCGATGACCTTACAGACCCTGCTCCGGCAACAACTTTCTCACATCTGGATGCTACGACTGTACTTTCCCGTGAAATCTCCAGTCAGGGTATTTATCCGGCAGTAGATCCGCTGGATTCCACAAGTCGTATCCTTTCACCGGAGATCGTTGGTAAAGAGCACTATGAGATTGCAAGATCTGTACAGCGTGTGCTTCAGCGTTACAAAGAACTTCAGGATATCATTGCCATCATGGGTATGGACGAACTTTCTGAAGAAGACAAACGTACAGTAAGCCGTGCACGTAAAGTGCAGAGATATCTGTCCCAGAGCTTCTCTGTAGCAGAACAGTTCACAGGTATGCCTGGTAAATATGTTCCTCTCAAAGAAACCTTAAGAGGATTCAAGATGATTCTCGACGGTGAATGTGATGATATTCCGGAGAGTTACTTCCTGTTTGCCGGTACCATTGATGAAGTATTCGAAAAAGCTAAGAAGCAGTAA